In Vairimorpha necatrix chromosome 8, complete sequence, a single window of DNA contains:
- a CDS encoding amino acid transporter, whose translation MGSTFKSCYITLLKTSIGSGALSFPYLFSTYGIISTFFLTIISGGFAVVGLILYVKCAKEIGRDATLSELAQVSMPYTRILVDFSVFLKCFGVSLSYLIISKQLIPPIINTLFQYNINPSVVLIIFLVLVGPFCYYKKIDKLKYTSLCGVICILFVLLGTFYRYKHTIVPDNIKIYYSTPFSRTYLGGFGKFVFSFTCHQNIFSIHSEISNNSFNNMKKLIFAVSLTALSLYLSFGYYNYLLYGQFVKDNIIMNFPNDILATIVRSLYVIVMGVSYPLQVTPCRIYLIKMLNLDFKKDSEDLIIVFVTSLVILLTYLLAISGMNLGIVYSIIGATASTFMCLIFPALFYFNMDIERSVVVDVLGYLSFLFGVFVFSTTIYSVVYFKNK comes from the coding sequence atgGGATCTACATTCAAATCATGTTACATAACACTCCTCAAGACATCTATAGGAAGTGGCGCCTTATCCTTCccttatttattttccacCTACGGTATTATATCCACTTTTTTCCTCACCATAATCTCAGGCGGCTTCGCCGTAGTAGGCCTAATTCTCTACGTAAAATGCGCCAAAGAAATAGGTAGAGACGCCACTCTATCAGAATTAGCCCAGGTATCTATGCCTTACACTAGAATATTAGTAGATTTCTCtgtctttttaaaatgttttggTGTCTCattatcatatttaataatttctaaacaACTTATTCCTCCTATTATTAATACACTTTTCCagtataatataaatccCAGTGTAGTattaattatctttttagTATTAGTAGGACCattttgttattataaaaaaattgataaattgaAATATACATCTTTATGTGGAGTAATTTGTATATTATTCGTCTTATTGGGTACATTTTACAGATATAAACATACTATAGTACCAGATAATAttaagatttattattctACACCTTTTTCTCGTACCTATCTTGGTGGATTCGGGAAATTTGTCTTTTCATTTACATGTCATCAGAATATTTTCTCTATTCATTCAGAAATATCTAATAATTCTTTCAATAACatgaagaaattaatattcGCTGTATCTCTGACTGCTTTATCTTTATATCTTTCTTTTggttattataattatttattatatggTCAATTTGTTAaagataatattattatgaATTTCCCTAATGACATATTAGCCACTATAGTAAGAAGTTTGTATGTTATAGTAATGGGTGTATCTTATCCTTTACAAGTGACACCTTGTCggatttatttaattaagatgctaaatttagattttaaaaaagatagtgaagatttaataatagtGTTTGTAACAAGTTTGGTGATATTattaacatatttattgGCTATTAGTGGGATGAATTTAGGGATAGTGTATTCTATAATAGGAGCTACAGCTTCTACATTTATGTGTCTTATATTTCCGgctttgttttattttaatatggATATAGAGAGGAGTGTAGTTGTAGATGTGTTGGGATACTTATCATTTTTGTTTGGTGTGTTTGTGTTTTCTACTACTATTTACAGTGTAgtgtattttaaaaataaataa
- a CDS encoding putative SP-containing membrane protein, producing MSLLQNFFLITMNFLNASETDLNHPFTLSQNNKINTDEFSETTNGNVRDTGNLIWEIIFGDETIQKNVDGSKLTFNMTKMKIEYLKVLKKNSRRLDDDFSLELQEFSTEENIFIKNILDVTYAMYHILRPCYDDKLISTTFTNEDFTFVIKHVLCIEYQGEDRVPKIYIELCEDFLQKCDDRFGSNFKQNILKRFEDNQNRSLNSTCRHVNHKSQDINLTNVEDATELIEKEYKTESGTIESTTELFQKENNIDNGFSEITEKIGKDENNTEYFLQVNTTESGLVENTMNFRQFVDAKESGSDTIVNTSLQNENKTDYEAIKSTSESFEVENGTDLLENISNIFQNKNITDYKINEPPKDGEKIENTSESSQVGNKSKLVNHSTRPRQRSHKKKSKKVENTSDLSNVNATGSRHFPTLIVNTSEMQGKNNATDIRLHEQSKDCIPYEYSREQGAQGVFFVFNLTFIASFVVAMFFIFLILVILHLINKMINARKGHYSQISTEDPEKNEPGNKI from the coding sequence ATGAGTTTgctacaaaatttttttctgattacaatgaattttttaaatgctAGTGAGACCGATTTGAATCATCCATTTACATTATCACagaacaataaaattaataccGATGAATTTTCTGAAACAACAAATGGTAATGTAAGGGACACTGGGAATCTTATTTGGGAAATTATATTTGGTGACGAAACTATCCAAAAAAATGTTGATGGTTCTAAGTTAACATTTAATATGACCAAAATGAAgattgaatatttaaaagtaCTTAAGAAGAACTCTAGGAGATTGGATGACGATTTTTCCCTAGAGCTTCAAGAGTTTTCAACggaagaaaatatatttattaagaacATCTTGGATGTTACGTACGCCATGTACCATATTCTTAGGCCTTGTTATGATGATAAACTTATTAGCACAACGTTTACTAATGAAGATTTTACGTTTGTTATTAAGCATGTCTTATGCATTGAATATCAAGGTGAAGACAGAGTTCCAAAAATATACATCGAATTATGTGAAGattttttgcaaaaatGTGATGATCGTTTTGGCTCTAATTTTAagcaaaatatattaaagagGTTTGAAGATAATCAGAATCGATCTTTAAACTCAACGTGCAGGCATGTTAACCATAAATCTCAAGATATTAATCTTACTAATGTTGAAGATGCTACAGAACTAATTGAAAAGGAATATAAGACCGAATCTGGTACAATTGAAAGTACAACAGAATTATTTCAAAaggaaaataatatagatAATGGTTTTTCTGAAATTACAGAAAAAATAGGAaaagatgaaaataatACGGAATATTTTCTACAAGTTAATACAACAGAATCTGGTTTAGTTGAGAATACAATGAACTTTCGTCAATTTGTCGATGCAAAAGAATCTGGTTCCGATACAATCGTGAATACTTCTTTACAAAATGAAAACAAGACAGATTATGAAGCGATTAAAAGTACATCAGAATCTTTTGAAGTTGAAAATGGAACTGATTTACTTGAAAATATATCgaatatatttcaaaataaaaatataacagattataaaattaatgaaCCTCCAAAGGATGGcgaaaaaattgaaaatacaTCAGAATCTTCTCAAGTTGGAAATAAATCTAAGCTAGTTAATCATTCAACAAGACCTAGACAACGTTCTcataagaaaaaatctaaGAAGGTTGAAAATACATCAGATTTGTCTAATGTTAATGCGACAGGATCTCGTCATTTTCCAACGTTAATTGTTAATACATCAGAAATGcagggaaaaaataatgctACAGATATAAGACTACATGAACAATCAAAAGATTGTATTCCTTATGAGTATAGTAGAGAACAGGGTGCACAAGGCGtgttttttgtatttaatcTTACTTTTATTGCATCATTTGTTGTTGCCAtgtttttcatttttttgattctaGTGATACTGCAccttataaataaaatgatcAATGCTAGGAAAGGCCATTACAGCCAAATTAGTACGGAGGATCCAGAAAAAAATGAGCCTGGCAATAAAATTTAG
- a CDS encoding mechanosensitive Ion Channel (MscS2) — MILEERKKKILTRLNKTLKNTVNILENINEKIEETVKFNKEFIRMTNMFTESLSLFGESLFGLPIKQSFSLKKLIPNALLLTTLYKNSVLNKSLLENICKSAIVLSTSPLEKNKKMCLDKYEGILRDYNFWYLTLVKKNSVIYIPTYKVYEMSIEIFN, encoded by the exons ATGATCttagaagaaagaaaaaagaagatcTTGACAAGGCTAAACAAGACACTGAAGAATACTGTGAATATATTGGAGAATATAAATGAGAAAATAGAAGAGACAgtgaaatttaataaagaatttataagaATGACAAAT ATGTTTACTGAATCTCTATCTCTTTTTGGTGAATCCCTTTTTGGTCTACCAATAAAACAGTCTTTCTCTCTAAAGAAACTCATCCCCAATGCCCTGCTACTCACTACGCTCTATAAAAACTCAGTACTGAACAAAAGTCTCTTAGAAAATATCTGCAAAAGTGCCATCGTCCTGTCTACGTCTcctttagaaaaaaataaaaaaatgtgtcTAGACAAATATGAAGGAATATTGAGAGACTATAATTTCTGGTATCTGACACTTGTAAAGAAAAACTCTGTGATTTATATACCGACTTATAAAGTGTATGAAATGAgtatagaaatatttaattaa
- a CDS encoding small glutamine-rich tetratricopeptide repeat-containing protein: MQNLNLSEINTQEQTNSEIKQTNSEIKQTNSLNQNTKDINSTKDINSTKDINSTKDIISTNDIIKYFHSKSKYISDSEYNTLLNILTKIKYTEECEYKKLKEEGDLEYRKGNYNKALVLYTKYIQGNPNTVIYNNRSACYFKLNMFKECEEDCKKGLVFDEFFVKFYGRLALCTAEGEEWIKKGLDLEPDNKILRQIQQQIQSK, translated from the coding sequence AtgcaaaatttaaatttgtcagaaataaatacacaagaacaaacaaactcagaaattaaacaaacaaactcagaaattaaacaaacaaactcaCTTAATCAAAATACTAAAGATATAAATTCTACTAAAGATATAAATTCTACTAAAGATATAAATTCTACTAAAGACATTATATCTACTAATgacattattaaatatttccaCTCCAAGTCCAAATACATCTCCGACTCAGAATACAATACTCTTCTAAATATCCTTACTAAGATCAAGTACACTGAAGAATGTGAATACAAGAAGCTCAAAGAAGAAGGAGATTTAGAATACAGAAAGGGAAATTACAATAAAGCCCTAGTTTTATACACTAAATATATACAAGGGAATCCCAATACAgtgatttataataatagatCAGCCtgttattttaaattgaatATGTTTAAGGAATGTGAAGAAGATTGTAAAAAGGGCCTTGTTTTTgatgaattttttgttaagtTTTATGGGCGCCTTGCCTTGTGCACGGCAGAAGGAGAAGAGTGGATTAAAAAAGGACTGGATTTAGAACCagacaataaaatattgagaCAAATTCAACAACAAATACaatctaaataa
- a CDS encoding endonuclease III, which translates to MEIYHIIKRIRQDLIAPVDVIGCYSVPKQVEDKKLYTLISLIISAQTKDEINYQTMINICTKLESEDTVNNKYKIDNNKYNKKDHTKYKINIIDNVLFLKINEESYKYTKRNGQIFGPDINLTTNRLTLRNLQTETNLKSLLIPVGFYNKKYDTIKNLVNHISLKGFPSSLAECLGIKGLGRKMSILYLNKYYKIVGISVDTHVHRLSNLYKIVETRTPEETRKKLEEIVDKKEWEMFNNVLVGYGQVMCKKRKPRCEECEIYKKNSMDCFKF; encoded by the coding sequence ATGGAAATATACcacattataaaaagaataagaCAAGATCTCATTGCGCCAGTAGACGTCATTGGATGCTACAGTGTCCCGAAACAAGTAGAAGATAAAAAGCTCTACACACTGATTTCTCTGATAATCTCAGCGCAGACTAAAgatgaaataaattatcaaaCAATGATAAACATTTGTACCAAACTTGAGAGTGAAGACACagtaaataataaatataaaatagataataataaatataataaaaaagatcatactaaatataaaataaatataatagataatgttttatttctaaaaataaatgaggAATCTTACAAATACACTAAAAGAAATGGTCAAATATTCGGCCCAGACATAAATTTGACCACAAACAGACTCACCTTAAGAAATCTCCAGACAGAGACAAACTTGAAATCTTTATTAATCCCAGTAGGCTTctataataagaaatatgaCACTATAAAGAACTTAGTAAACCACATCTCCCTTAAAGGATTCCCTTCTTCCCTGGCCGAGTGTCTGGGAATAAAAGGCTTAGGCAGGAAAATGAgcattttatatttaaataaatattataaaatagtaGGAATAAGTGTAGACACACATGTACACAGACTGAGTAATCTGTACAAGATAGTCGAGACAAGAACCCCAGAAGAGACGAGGAAGAAATTAGAAGAGATTgtagataaaaaagagTGGGAGATGTTTAATAATGTACTAGTGGGGTATGGACAAGTAATGTGTAAGAAAAGGAAGCCGAGATGTGAAGAATgtgaaatttataagaagAACTCAATGgattgttttaaattttga